From the genome of Oncorhynchus tshawytscha isolate Ot180627B linkage group LG31, Otsh_v2.0, whole genome shotgun sequence, one region includes:
- the usf2 gene encoding upstream stimulatory factor 2 isoform X2, producing the protein MDMHEQSLDSSTGHEKQETEEILQLEGVGTEEQTAATIESVQQAAAFADHNVQYQFRTENSGGQVTYRVVQVTDDQLEAAGDGTGAVSVVSTAAFTGVQQAVAQAVIQNPFSNGGSPAGETVGGETRFAYFPAATVSVSDGAATAVSVQADSTLTQAGGQFYVMMSPPDVLQNGTPRTIAPRTQTYTTDHGENEILQHGSSNWKMDGPRAPRDERRRAQHNEVERRRRDKINNWIVTLSKIIPDCNIDSTKTGASKGGILSKACDYIRELRQNNQRLQDSFKEVLRVQADNELLKQQIEEMKNDNALLRAQLQQHGIEINGDTTPQ; encoded by the exons TCACGAGAAACAGGAAACAGAGGAGATTCTCCAACTGGAAG GTGTGGGGACGGAGGAGCAGACTGCAGCTACCATAGAGAGTGTACAGCAGGCCGCAGCTTTTGCGGATCATAATGTTCAATACCAGTTCCGCACAGAGAACAGTGGAGGACAG GTGACCTATCGTGTGGTCCAAGTGACAGATGACCAGCTAGAGGCAGCAGGTGACGGGACTGGGGCAGTCAGTGTGGTTTCCACTGCTGCATTTACTGGAGTACAGCAAGCAGtggcacag gctgtcATTCAGAACCCCTTCAGTAATGGGGGTAGTCCAGCGGGGGAGACAGTGGGTGGGGAAACGCGTTTTGCCTATTTCCCTGCTGCCACTGTCAGTGTCAGTGATGGGGCAGCCACAGCAGTGTCGGTGCAGGCTGACTCAACACTCACACAGGCCGGAG GTCAGTTCTATGTGATGATGAGCCCACCTGATGTGTTGCAAAATGGCACGCCAAGGACCATTGCCCCTCGCACACAAACCTACACCAC AGACCACGGTGAAAATGAGATACTACAGCATGGCAGTTCAAACTG GAAGATGGATGGTCCACGGGCACctagggatgagagaaggagagcacaACACAATGAAG TGGAAAGACGGAGAAGAGACAAGATCAACAACTGGATTGTCACCCTCTCAAAGATCATCCCAGACTGCAACATAGACAGTACCAAGACTGGAGCA AGTAAAGGAGGGATCCTGTCGAAAGCGTGTGACTACATCCGGGAGCTGAGACAGAATAACCAGAGATTGCAGGACAGCTTCAAAGAGGTGTTGAGAGTTCAGGCAGACAACGAGCTACTCAAACAACAG ATTGAGGAGATGAAGAATGACAATGCATTGCTTCGAGCTCAGCTACAACAGCACGGCATAGAGATCAATGGAGATACGACACCACAGTGA
- the usf2 gene encoding upstream stimulatory factor 2 isoform X3 encodes MNRVWTALQVTRNRKQRRFSNWKVGVGTEEQTAATIESVQQAAAFADHNVQYQFRTENSGGQVTYRVVQVTDDQLEAAGDGTGAVSVVSTAAFTGVQQAVAQAVIQNPFSNGGSPAGETVGGETRFAYFPAATVSVSDGAATAVSVQADSTLTQAGGQFYVMMSPPDVLQNGTPRTIAPRTQTYTTDHGENEILQHGSSNWKMDGPRAPRDERRRAQHNEVERRRRDKINNWIVTLSKIIPDCNIDSTKTGASKGGILSKACDYIRELRQNNQRLQDSFKEVLRVQADNELLKQQIEEMKNDNALLRAQLQQHGIEINGDTTPQ; translated from the exons TCACGAGAAACAGGAAACAGAGGAGATTCTCCAACTGGAAGGTAG GTGTGGGGACGGAGGAGCAGACTGCAGCTACCATAGAGAGTGTACAGCAGGCCGCAGCTTTTGCGGATCATAATGTTCAATACCAGTTCCGCACAGAGAACAGTGGAGGACAG GTGACCTATCGTGTGGTCCAAGTGACAGATGACCAGCTAGAGGCAGCAGGTGACGGGACTGGGGCAGTCAGTGTGGTTTCCACTGCTGCATTTACTGGAGTACAGCAAGCAGtggcacag gctgtcATTCAGAACCCCTTCAGTAATGGGGGTAGTCCAGCGGGGGAGACAGTGGGTGGGGAAACGCGTTTTGCCTATTTCCCTGCTGCCACTGTCAGTGTCAGTGATGGGGCAGCCACAGCAGTGTCGGTGCAGGCTGACTCAACACTCACACAGGCCGGAG GTCAGTTCTATGTGATGATGAGCCCACCTGATGTGTTGCAAAATGGCACGCCAAGGACCATTGCCCCTCGCACACAAACCTACACCAC AGACCACGGTGAAAATGAGATACTACAGCATGGCAGTTCAAACTG GAAGATGGATGGTCCACGGGCACctagggatgagagaaggagagcacaACACAATGAAG TGGAAAGACGGAGAAGAGACAAGATCAACAACTGGATTGTCACCCTCTCAAAGATCATCCCAGACTGCAACATAGACAGTACCAAGACTGGAGCA AGTAAAGGAGGGATCCTGTCGAAAGCGTGTGACTACATCCGGGAGCTGAGACAGAATAACCAGAGATTGCAGGACAGCTTCAAAGAGGTGTTGAGAGTTCAGGCAGACAACGAGCTACTCAAACAACAG ATTGAGGAGATGAAGAATGACAATGCATTGCTTCGAGCTCAGCTACAACAGCACGGCATAGAGATCAATGGAGATACGACACCACAGTGA
- the usf2 gene encoding upstream stimulatory factor 2 isoform X1, whose protein sequence is MNRVWTALQGNPIGSHLLKWPHWLTDMLPRLPPIFKIHEKQETEEILQLEGVGTEEQTAATIESVQQAAAFADHNVQYQFRTENSGGQVTYRVVQVTDDQLEAAGDGTGAVSVVSTAAFTGVQQAVAQAVIQNPFSNGGSPAGETVGGETRFAYFPAATVSVSDGAATAVSVQADSTLTQAGGQFYVMMSPPDVLQNGTPRTIAPRTQTYTTDHGENEILQHGSSNWKMDGPRAPRDERRRAQHNEVERRRRDKINNWIVTLSKIIPDCNIDSTKTGASKGGILSKACDYIRELRQNNQRLQDSFKEVLRVQADNELLKQQIEEMKNDNALLRAQLQQHGIEINGDTTPQ, encoded by the exons GAAATCCGATTGGCAGCCATTTATTAAAATGGCCGCACTGGTTGACTGACATGCTTCCCAGACTGCCTCCAATCTTTAAAAT TCACGAGAAACAGGAAACAGAGGAGATTCTCCAACTGGAAG GTGTGGGGACGGAGGAGCAGACTGCAGCTACCATAGAGAGTGTACAGCAGGCCGCAGCTTTTGCGGATCATAATGTTCAATACCAGTTCCGCACAGAGAACAGTGGAGGACAG GTGACCTATCGTGTGGTCCAAGTGACAGATGACCAGCTAGAGGCAGCAGGTGACGGGACTGGGGCAGTCAGTGTGGTTTCCACTGCTGCATTTACTGGAGTACAGCAAGCAGtggcacag gctgtcATTCAGAACCCCTTCAGTAATGGGGGTAGTCCAGCGGGGGAGACAGTGGGTGGGGAAACGCGTTTTGCCTATTTCCCTGCTGCCACTGTCAGTGTCAGTGATGGGGCAGCCACAGCAGTGTCGGTGCAGGCTGACTCAACACTCACACAGGCCGGAG GTCAGTTCTATGTGATGATGAGCCCACCTGATGTGTTGCAAAATGGCACGCCAAGGACCATTGCCCCTCGCACACAAACCTACACCAC AGACCACGGTGAAAATGAGATACTACAGCATGGCAGTTCAAACTG GAAGATGGATGGTCCACGGGCACctagggatgagagaaggagagcacaACACAATGAAG TGGAAAGACGGAGAAGAGACAAGATCAACAACTGGATTGTCACCCTCTCAAAGATCATCCCAGACTGCAACATAGACAGTACCAAGACTGGAGCA AGTAAAGGAGGGATCCTGTCGAAAGCGTGTGACTACATCCGGGAGCTGAGACAGAATAACCAGAGATTGCAGGACAGCTTCAAAGAGGTGTTGAGAGTTCAGGCAGACAACGAGCTACTCAAACAACAG ATTGAGGAGATGAAGAATGACAATGCATTGCTTCGAGCTCAGCTACAACAGCACGGCATAGAGATCAATGGAGATACGACACCACAGTGA